From the genome of Coregonus clupeaformis isolate EN_2021a unplaced genomic scaffold, ASM2061545v1 scaf3041, whole genome shotgun sequence:
agAAATCAGTGATGATTAAATGTGTATTATAACAGTATAAGCCTCTTTTTTTGTGTTCAGGTCTGATGGGCTGTGAGAAGCAGTAAACATGGAACACTTTGAGGCTGCTCCAGGTTGGTAAGTACAGTCTGCATTTCCTTGTTGTCATTTACATACATGCTAGGCCTATGCAATACATGGCACTTTTGCTGCCGCTGATTCAGTGCAGGAAGGCAGCTGTTAACGCAAAGATGTAGTTCGTCTAACCCAGATTTCTTTGCCTCTAAATATGTAATTTGGGGCTTCATAAGTGCCAATAGTGTTTCAGTGAGCTGTTGATTAGTTTTGAGTGCAGTCATGCCTCTTCTGCCTATACCATTTGTCATGCTAATTCACATTTTAATTAATGTCCGTCAAGCCCTATGGTTGAAAGCAATACTCACAGGCTTGACTACCCCATTAGTTAGAGGCTTTAGTACTGAGGAATACATGTATATGGTTTGTTCAGGTTCTCAATTCCACAGCAAGCTCAGTAATTTGATATTTTGGAAATGTTTAGAATCAAATTCAATTATATGTAGGCCTATCTTTTATGGAGCTGTTATGGCAGCTCTTACTGATGGATCTAATGCATGTTCTCAATTTATCCAGTCTGTACGGTACATTGTGTTAAATCAGTCTGAAAGGTTTATTTTAGAATCCATTAAAGTAATATCGTTCTCATGAGACAATTAGCAGCTCACGCAAACATGATTGGGAGATTGGCTAAAACAAGAATATGATATTACTGTAAGGCACCCCTGGCTTAAAGCAATCCAAGACCTGTGGATCTGTAGTGACCCATTTTAAGGTCAGACGTCTCCCTGACCTGACCCTGATATCCCATTTCCTCCCCACTGGGCAGGCTGGTGGGCAGGCGCACCCTCCCTAAGGCACCTGCAGAGCAAGACGCCGGTCCCTCGCTGTGATACACTCATCACATGCCTCCCTCTCCCACAAATGAGCTGTGATTGAGATGATTGGGATTTCCAGAGGCTGTCACAATGGTTTTGATTAGCAAATAGACGGGTGGTAATGGGAGAGACAGGCCTGTTATGAGAACCCTGTCAGGGATAAGATAATGCGTCAGAGTGAAGAGGTTAAAGACACCGCTTCCCTGTTAATAATTAATTGGTGTCCGTGTGGCGGATCCACTCCAGCGCTCCAAGTCATCACTTGATAATTGCTTTACATTTAATTTGGCTTTGGAGAGCGTTTTTCAAGCTCAGTAAATTGTGCTTAGTGTTAATAATATGAACCCGTCTTCAGACACCGGTTTGGTCAGAAACCAATGGTGACGAGACAGAATGGTAGGCCAAGTGGTGTCTCCATTTCAAAGTAATTTATCTTAAACACTAATTTACACTTTGACAGGGGGAAATACATCTATGGTTATGTGTTCTGTGATTTAACAAAGAAGATAATTGTTATCATTATAAAAAGTTAATTTATGAATAATACATTTTTATAATTGTATCATAGTATGACTGATGATTAGGGGATTCATAATGTCTGTCATAATACTATTACTTTTACCTGGGATGGATAAAAAGAGTAGGTATATTATTGTACACCACAGTAACTCACTTCTATCATTTATTAGAATGATACAATTTGAAATGAAACGTCTGAATAGGCATCTTATTGCGTACTATAATGGGGAAACTGAATGAACCCTTTACTTTTCTCAATGTCAAGGATCTCACCTAAGCATTTCCCAACTTTAATCCTCTTAATAAAAAATAAGCTGCCAGGTGCTCTTTAGCATTTTGGGGTTCTGTGTTGAGGCAGCTTGCTCTGGTCTAAACAGTGGGGCAGAAAGAATCTGAGTTACCTTCAGTAGCAGAGCTGTCGCCACAGTGACAGTGTCAGGCCTCCTACTGAGGCGCCCTCCAACTGACTGGCTCCTAAGGTCATCTGAGTTAAACTGCCCAGGTGTATCTGTGTGCTCTGGTGTGCAATTAAGTGCTAGACAAAAGAGAACCAGCAGACGTCACGTCATACTCAGGCCCCGGAGGacaggagttgcccatccctggcacaattactgtataaccgacagttatggatgaagaccgtcattCAAATAAAATAACCGTCAAAACTGTTTACATTTATTTGATCCTTTTTGGTGTGTGGAACGAACAGCTGGCTGAAGACGGGACGGCCGGGCATTCATTCGGTTGAGTCGGTTTCTGCGGTAACATGGATTCTTAACAATGTGATGGAACTTTGTTGCTCAAACAAGTCTTTGGTTGCCTAGGCAATGCCCCCCtccctgcagcagcagcacatgcagtcaggagcagAGGAGAACACTATTGGAACGGTTATACGGGTGACCACGGTCATTTGGCTGACCAATaaccgtcatccaaaattccatgacagTCATAGTCATAATAATGATGTGAAACAACAGTTAGACATCACATGAGCAAATCCTATTTCTCTGCTGAAATAATCCTATAAAAATGTACATTGTTGTGTGATTGTTTGCTGTAGTGTGATTAGACTGTATGACTGGATGCACCCAGAAGGGGTAATTTCAGTCTgccttccctgtgtgtgtgtgtgtgtgtgtgtggtgtgtgtgtgtgtgtggtgtgtgtgtgtgtgtgtgtgtgtgtgtgtgtgtgtgtggttcaccCAGTTATAAAGCTCCTCATCTGTAGATGCCACCAGCAGATGTTTGTTGGAGCTGGCATGAAAATGGCCTCCCAGTGGAACACTCCCCGTGTGAGTAGTGCAGAGAGGAAGGTGCCCCACACCCGCATGGAGGATGAGGCTGACCTCCAGGTAGGTAGAGACCACATCCAGGTTTATCCCCAGCTCCCCCCCACCGCCATGGGTTACTAGTAacaccctctacccctccctgACCTCTATAGTGCCTCCATCTGCACCAGATTGCTCCTGATTTCGCCCCCTCTCTCGGGGCATCGGCTGCTCTCTTTGCCAAATCTGCAGCAGGCAGTGCTCAGCCTCGCATGCACAGAGATAATGATCAAGTTAATTAGACCTGAGATTGAATGAACTGCGGCAGCAACTTAATCATTTGTAACTTGATTAGAAATACTATATTCTGCAACTCCAGAGACCGGCAAACTTTCCTTTTTTGAGTGCTTGAAAATTAAGATCCACTTTAGGATTCAGGTCTTGAGATAATGTTGCAATAGAAGCAGGGAAATAAACCCGAGCTCGTATACTCAAACAAGCCCATAAGCTGAGGGTAAATTTGCTTGTGAATGGTTTTACTGAGTTGACAGAGCAGATGTGAGTTGCCTTTCTATTAATGGTTCCTCTGTTATCCCCATAGCAAATATACTCATTTGGGAGGAAATTAGGTCAAGGTAGCTTTGGGGTCGTCTGTGAAGCCACCCACAACGAGACAAGGAAGAAATGGGCTATTAAGAAGGTGAACAAAGAGAAGGTGAGTGCATTAGTGTTTCCCATGGGCAGCTTGTTGACTGCAGTGGTGAAAAGAGACACTCTAAAGGCAGTCTAATGGCTACTAGAACAGCCTCACACCTCAGTGCACTCACTCAGCTTCTTCCCTAAATGCAGGCTGGAAGTTCAGGTGTCAAACTGTTGGAACGGGAAGTGAGCATCCTGAAACGTGTGAACCATGCACACATAATACATCTAGAGGAAGTCTTTGAAACACAAAAGGTAAGGGATGCTTTCTTTAGAAGTAATCGTGTCAGTATCTCAGTAGTGTGCGTGCAGATGATTGTGGAAGCACCATGAATGAGAGAGAGGCCGGTCAGATCTATTTTGTGGGGGCTATTATCAGTCTGTGTGCTGTGCTTTGTGTCCAGAGGATGTATCTGGTTACTGAGCTGTGTGAGGGAGGGGAGCTAAAGGAGCTCCTTCAGAAGAACACACGCTTCACAGAGGAGGAGACCAGGCACATCATCAGCAGCCTGGCTGAGGCCATCGTCTACCTGCATAAGAAGGGTGAAATGACTGTCTAAAGTTATAGGTTTCACATCGTTACAAGGATCTACATTTGAACATTTTACACAGTGAAACTTTATTTCAAGCAATAATGAAGGAAGGGTAAGAGGCAGAATATCAGACTATGCCTTCTTTTGACCTTTTATGAAACATAACAAACTAATCTAGGTGCACTGATTAAATCATTCAAACATTAATGcaaacagtacagacaatgtgttGTATGAGTAAATTGTGTGCGGAGACAATGTGCAAATTGGTGATATCACGGTCACATCGTACTCAAACGAGTCAAATTGCTTTGGCCTCATTGACGTGTGATAATCAGGGAGATGATACCACATTATGGCTCCCAGTCATTATAGAACCTGGCTTATTCTAATAATGAGATAATAATGAACAACTGCCAGGCAAAAATGGTAGCCCTTTTAATTGAGTCTGAGGGGTTTATTTGAAGATGctctgtttttttccccctcctgATGGTGAAATCTCTAGTTAGAGGTAATTTAGGACGTTGCTTGGCAATGAGGCACCATTACATGGGGCTAATGACTCGTTTACAACGAGCTGGGGAGGAATACAGATTAATAGGTGTGTTTTCACACTAAGAGTCGCTCTGCGCTGTCGTGGCGCACTTCTATGGCGACTAATGATACCAGCGGGGATGTGGTGCTAAAGGTTAGCAGTGACTGTCACAGGTAGTGgccttaaagggcaattccaccacttttcaaccacATTTTAATTGTCTCCAGCACAAtcccagtgtctacatatgtgaaaacggcgCATTACTACGTTTTgtagaaaaatatataaacacGCTGTTTTCagatatgtagacactggtttggtgctggagataattaaTATGAGGTAAAAAAGTGGAGGAATTGACCTTTAACCATATATAAGCAGCATGGACATTCATTACTTCTTGAACAGTAAATATGACAAATTGTTTAGTAAAGACATTGATATGATACATTTATTTAGCATAGAACGATTAATTTGGTCCCATGAAATGTTACTATGAATTTTGTGAACCATTTGTTCATTGTACTATTAGTTCTTCACCATGCCGTTGTTACTATATAAATACAGAGGTTCATCCACTGTTGTACACCCCAGAGTATATTTTATTTCCAGTCCATATCTTCCTGACCTCCATCTACATTAACATTAGAGCAGAGTAAACTATATATTAGAGGTCAGCATGCTCCACCCCTCTCCCAAAATCACTTTGAACTTTAAGACTCCAGGGGAGAGAACTTCTCAAGAACTAATATGTGTGCAGAGACACTTTATTTTCCATCCCATCAAGTCAATCTGGCAGCAGCATCTAATCTAACCTTCAGAACTCTCTCAAACGTCTCAGAATCCTCCGCTCCATTCTGCACATCTCCTATAATGACCACTGATACTTTGTGGCTGACCATTTTTAAAAGGAGGCTGATATCTAGAGATTTGTCATAGGGATTGCTTGAATTTAGCAAGGCGCTCATAGTTACCCTGAGGATAAAGTAGCTGTTTTTGTCACAATCTCTGGGACTTCAGCTGTGGCAgaacccctctctttctcagtgAATCAAACTCATTCCCAGGGGAATACTCGATGACATCCATGATTGATTAAGGTTGTGGAGATGTCACCTGTTGAAAACAAGGCAACACTaaacatgtcgtcccccacaAATGATGCAGGGATGTCATgggtcctacttatatcagtacacttgtAAAAAACCTAAGCATTACAAAACTTCTATTAGAATCAAATAAGCCACACAtagcaaaaaaaaacattcaatTTCTTGTCACTAAATTtgacactctcattgacctccatacaaaaactcatCACTTTgagacttttttatttatttttacgccacctgctggagaagacaggCCCACTTATCCCtcttgcttcgcctcttcctctctggtgtgACTCACAAATGTCAGTGAATTACTATAGCTCCcgccttgggccaatcagtgtcattttgtaaatgccggatctaTATGGTAAGacacatcattcacccaagtttcgtcaaaatcgTCCAGTGGTCTGAGATATCGTACGGACAGACGGACTgagacagatccacagtcccTTCCCCGATTTCATCGTGGGGGCAATTACTcattgtagattttgcctttaACTGCTTTTAACCATCATACTTGTCCTCTCTGCTAAAGACCTATTGAAAGCCATTATGGTTGGTTCTTCTCATAGTAAAGGTGGTGTTTCTTTTTCCTATTTCAGACATAGTGCACCGAGACCTGAAACTGGAGAACATTCTAGTGAAGAGTTATCACCATGGTATTGATAATGACATGATCAATATCAAGGTGAGACTGTGACACAAACTGAAAAACTTTCACTGCTGTTTCTTATCCAGCCAGTCTCTGCAGGGACTTAAGGACAGGCTCCTGATGTGTTTTTTTCTCCCACTCTCCCCCTAAATGGTTTTAAACGCTAACTCATTATGACAGACCCCCTTTGGTTTCCCCTTTATATCACGCCGTACAAAAGGGTGAATCAAGAGCATCTTTTAAGACAAATTACTGCCTGGGCCCAGCATGTTGTGTGCATTGACAGAGCGCCAGCTGAAGCAGATACCTGGAGTGCGGGCTCAAATAAGGCAGGGCGGCAGCATaaatctctccacacacacacacacacacacacacacacacactgctgaaagACAGCGTTGTTCTGGCAACTATAAAAGGCTTTTATCTGTCAGGAGGAGGTCATCTCTCCTGGATATTTTCTCCTGTTGTATTTCTCCTGCCTACCATTATTTTCTACATGAGACCATACAGCATGTACAGCTCATATTTGTTATTCATCTAACATAGAGAGGCCCAATGTGTGGACTCAAGCTCTTCAAGTAAACCTTGTTTTGTCTGATAAATAACGCCAAGAAGAAAGGATTTGATATGAGATGGATACATGCTGTACGCCTACGTGTGTATcagtgtctgctgtctgtctctctcctcccaggTGACAGACTTTGGGTTGTCAGTGAAGAAAGGGGGTGTTGGTAGTGAGAACATGCTGAAAGCCACCTGTGGGACTCCTATCTACATGGGTAAGACTGACACATTCAGTTCCTACACACAAAGACCACATCATGTTAGAGTAGAGTAGTCCTATTAAAACCAGTCCGTGCTAGTGACTGGTGTGTCCTgcctcctctctgtttcagctCCTGAGGTGATCAATGCTCATGAGTACAGTCAGCAGTGTGATGTGTGGAGTATTGGGGTCATCATGTACATGCTGTAAGCAACGCACCCACCCATCCCTCCTTtatcactgtgtctgtctgtctgtctgtctgtctgtctgtctgtctgtctgtctgtctgtctgtctgtctgtctgtctgtctgtctgtctgtctgtctgtctgtctgtctgtctgtctgtctgtctgtctgtctgtctgtctatctctcactGTAGCAGCTTTTCCTATACTGTATGGACAGTTAGCCCAGTGACAGATCAAGTAGTAGTATAGTTTTAGAGGCCTGTGTGACTGACAGGACTGTCTCCCTGTAGGCTGTGTGGGGAACCTCCATTCATCGCCAGCTCTGAGGAAAGACTCTTTGAGATGATCAAGAAGGGAGAGCTCAACTTTGACGGACCCGTCTGGGACACTATCAGTGATGCAGGTGACATACAGTAGTACTGCTTTTCAACCTCTCTGACTTCTATTTGTAACATGTCTGGTGATATGGAACTTTAAGGACACATGGTACATGACCACATCCAGGTTGAGCTGATGGGTTATTATTGCATGACTTAACATAGGGTACTGACTGTCCCATTTTTATCTCACCAGCTAAAAAAGTGTTGAGTTGCCTCCTGAAAGTTGATCCCGCCCATCGCATCACAGCCAATGAGCTGCTGGATAACCCCTGGATCACGGTAAGGAGCTGATCCACCCAGCTACATTTCACATTAACAATGAGTACAGGAAGGACTCTCTGGTACTGCTGCATGATGGGATTGGGAATTGTTATCTCACAGCCTGGTTTATGGGGCTGATTGCAGTGTGATGATATTAACCCTTTAGAGGGGGTCTAACATTAGGTAGTGGTTCTGTGTCTTACAGGGTGACACCAACACTCCGGCTACGCCCAAAAACGTGCTGGAGATGATGCGTCTGTTCCGGGATGACCCGGAGGAGGcggagagtgaggaggagagcgagTTGGTCGGTGACGTGCTGAACGAGCTCTCTCTCAGCTGCTCCCAGGACAGCCTGACTCTGGAGCCCAGGGCAACGCTGGAGGACAGGGCAGGACCAGAGCTTAGAGTAACATTGGAACCTAGGGCTAGGCCTGAGAACAGGGCAGGGATTGAGGATGGGGCCAGGCTGGAGGACCAGGTAAGGCCGGAGCCCAGGGTGGCCTCAGCACGCAGTAACTGCAGGAACATCTCTGAGCTCAGCTTTGAGGGCGAcacagacagtagcagcagcaaaccCACCACCCCCACCAAACAGGTACTGTAGTAGACACAGTtaccacacatactgtacacacaactCAGTCACGCCATTAGACTCATCATGACCTGCCACTTCATAGCTGTTAGGTTCAAAATAACCTCTTTCATGAAGCCCACCAATACTCAAGCACCGGTTTAAAATTGCCTTCTTGGCAAGTGAGCTGTTTGAGTTACACACTGGTATACGAGCTTCCGTTTCCCTTCCACTTCCACCTCAATTAGCTTATGTGGTAATGATCTTGTTCTTGACTAAAAACTAGCTCTCTGTTGCGTACCTATACTTAAAGCAGGGAGTTATCACCCAGCGGTTCAAGCTCTCTACATTAATAGGGTTATTCAATCCAAGTACACGTCTCTCATGCCCCCCCCGTATATCTCTGTAATCCCACTATAgagacagaagaagaagaaggttgCTGCCTCATCGTCCAATGGACTGAAAACCAACGGCTCTGCTGTGAAGGTCTGCAACTCACTCAGTCCCCCCACTTCACAGGTCAGTCGTTTAGGAGTCTGTCTCCAAAGTCCTGTTCTCACAACACTAGGAATTAGGCAACCATTAGATATTTGTTTTTTGACATTAGTTTAGATTTGTATTTTTATATATTGATGCAAAAAAATCATTACAACTTTCCATAGTGCAAAAATGCTTAGAATGTGTCACACGGGCCATTGATTCATGTATTTTACATTAAGGCAAGCTAAATCTCTATTTGCCTTCACAAAACAGCCTGGAATTTATAAGATCTGATTCAAAATGTGTTGATTTGTTAAAGAAAATGCTTTGTTTTTAGTGGGTAATTTCGACGTAATTCCTGTTCTATAGCGGAAATtgtcatttacagttgaagtcggaagtttacatacaccttagccaaatacatttaaactcagtttttcaccattcctgacatttaatcctagtaaaaattccctgtcttaggtcagttaggatcaccactttattttaagaatgtgaaatgtcagaatactagtagagagaatgatttatttcagctttcacattcccagtgggtcggaagtttacatacactcaattagtatttggtaacattgcctttaaattgtttaacttgggtcaaacgttttgggtagccttccacaagcttcccacaataagttgggtgaattttggccattcttcctgacagagctggtgtaactgagtcaggtttgtaggcctccttgctcgcacacgctttttcagttctgcccacacatattctataggattgaggtcagggctttgtgatggccactccaataccttgactttgttgtccttaagccattttgccacaactttggaagtatgcttggggtcattgtccatttgtaagatccatttgcgaccaagctttaacttcctgactgatgtcttgagatgttgcttcaatatatccacagaatttttcttcctcatgatgccatctattttgggaagtgcaccagtccctcctgcagcaaagcacccccacagcatgatgctgccacccctgtgcttcacggttgggatggtgtttttcggcttgcaagcaaccccctttttcctccaaacataacgatggtcattatggccaaacagttctatttttgtttcatcagaccagtggacatttctccaaaaagtacaatatttgtccccatgtgcagttgcaaactgtagtctgttttggagcagtggcttagcAATCACATTTTGTTTtggtgacatgggctaattgactgactatcactagctaggtttccatccaattggagacagattttcatgtgaatattctagaattcgcataaagaaaatatgcacattttaccACCGGTGGTAGGTTTCCACCAAATGGACTTGTTTCGGATAAAGatcagtgcgtgatgacatagtgcatatagtcaaaagattggacacacctagaaattcaagggtttttctttattttactatgttctacattatagaataatagtgaagacatcaaaactatgaactaacacatatggaatcatgtagtatccaaaaaagtgttaaacaaatcaaaatatatatattttttcagattcttcaaagtagccacctttgccttgatgacagctttgcacacacttggcattctctcaaccatcttcatgagatagtcacctggaatgcatttcaattaacaggtgtgccttgttaaaagtgaatttgtggaatttatttccttcttaatgcatttgagccaatcagttgtgttgtgacaaggtaggggtggtatacagaagatagccctatttggtaaaagaccaagtccatattatggcaagaactgctcaaataagcaaagagaaatgacagtccatcattactttaagacatgaaggtcaatcaaacCGGAACATTTcttgaactttgaaagtttcttcaaaagcagtcgccacaggaaaggaagacccagagttacctctgctgcagaggataagttcattagagttaactgcacctcagatgcagcccaaataaatgcttcacagagttcaagtaacagattgatctcaacatcaactgttcagaggagactgtgtgaatcaggcattcatggtcgaattgctgcaaagaaaccactgctaaaggacaccaataagaagaagagactttcttgtaccaagaaacacgagcaatggtcattagaccggtggaaatctgtcctttggtctgatgagtccaaatttgagattttttgttccaaccgccgcgtctttatgagacgcagagtaggtgaacggatgatctctgcatgtgtggttcccaccgtggagcatggaggaggtggtgtgatggtgtgggggtgctttgctggtgacactctctgtgatttatttagaattcaagttacacttaaccaacatggctaccacagcattttgcagcaaaacgccatcctatctggtttgcgcttagtgggactatcatttgtttttcaacagggcaatgacccaaaacacacctccaggcagtgtaagggctatttgaccaagaaggagagtgatggagtgctgcatcagatgacctggcctccacaatcacccgacctcaacccaattgagatggtttgggatgagtcggaccgcagagtgaaggaaaagcagccaacaagtgcttagcatatgtggtaactccttcaagactgttggaaaagcattcttcatgaagctggttgagagaatgccaagagtatgcaaagcagtcatcaaggcaaagggtggctatttgaagaatctaaaatctaaaatatattttgatttgtttaacacttttttggttactacatgattccatatgtgttctttcatagttttgatgtcttcactattattctacaatgtagaaaatagtaaaaaataaagaaaaacccttgaatgagtaggtgtgtccaatcctttgactggttgtgtgtgtgtgtgtgtatgaaagacaccaagagacaacTAAAATACTATCTAGTATACTATAAACATAATAGtgtctagtctacatgatgagattattatggataagagcgataatatttgtcaaatggcaatcaagcattgatcatcatgtcaccagaatgaGACCCTCGATATGTATTGGAAAGCAGCATCAAgttcatcaccgtgcactttcaccaaccTGTAAAGCCTGTAaagttcatcatcatttatttcatctgtagcctaataaacttcATGGTTTCCCGAgacatagtgggaggaccactcaccatatcatcgcgtgactccaaattCCTTCGATATGATAGTTATATATTTCCAACGCATTTGTCGCAAAATCAATTTTACAAACACAAATAGATCCCACCATGTTGAAcaaacaaatgatctgtcggcatttataaaattacaCAGAAACTTCCTGTTTCTATCACAGCTgtcttgattaaaaaaaaatatatatatacagtggggagaacaagtatttgatacactgccgattttgcaggttttcctacttacaaagcatgtagaggtctgtaatttttatcataggtacacttcaactgtgagagacggaatctaaaaaaatccagaaaatcacattgtatgatttttaagtaattcatttgcattttattgcatgacataagtatttgatcacctaccaaccagtaagaatttagtttttctttaagaagccctcctgttctccactcattacctgtattaactgcacctgtttgaactcgttacctgtataaaagacacctgtccacacactcaatcaaacagactcaaacctctccacaatggccaagaccagagagctgtgtaaggacatcagggataaaattgtagacctgcacaaggctgggatgggctacaggacaataggcaagcagcttggtgagaaggcaacaactgttggcgcaattattagaaaatggaagaagttcaagatgacggtcaatcaccctcggtctggggctccatgcaagatctcacctcgtggggcatcaatgatcatgaggaaggtgagggatcagcccagaactacacggcagaacctggtcaatgacctgaagagagctgggaccacagtctcaaagaaaaccattagtaacacactacgccgtcatgcatcatggattaaaatcctgcagcgcacgcaaggtccccctgctcaagccagcgcatgtccaggcctgtctgaagtttgccaatgaccatctggatgatccagaggaggaatgggagaaggtcatgtggtctgatgagacaaaaatatagctttttggtctaaactccactcgccgtgtttggaggaagaagaaggatgagtacaaccccaagaacaccatcccaaccgtgaatcatggaggtggaaacatcattctttggggatgcttttctgcaaaggggacaggacgac
Proteins encoded in this window:
- the stk33 gene encoding serine/threonine-protein kinase 33 isoform X4; the encoded protein is MEHFEAAPVIKLLICRCHQQMFVGAGMKMASQWNTPRVSSAERKVPHTRMEDEADLQQIYSFGRKLGQGSFGVVCEATHNETRKKWAIKKVNKEKAGSSGVKLLEREVSILKRVNHAHIIHLEEVFETQKRMYLVTELCEGGELKELLQKNTRFTEEETRHIISSLAEAIVYLHKKDIVHRDLKLENILVKSYHHGIDNDMINIKVTDFGLSVKKGGVGSENMLKATCGTPIYMAPEVINAHEYSQQCDVWSIGVIMYMLLCGEPPFIASSEERLFEMIKKGELNFDGPVWDTISDAAKKVLSCLLKVDPAHRITANELLDNPWITGDTNTPATPKNVLEMMRLFRDDPEEAESEEESELVGDVLNELSLSCSQDSLTLEPRATLEDRAGPELRVTLEPRARPENRAGIEDGARLEDQRQKKKKVAASSSNGLKTNGSAVKVCNSLSPPTSQVAYSPGSRVQIVSAHRTRARPAQPHPQWGQLPNQRPVQGRQRPTNPPAPPLALGLGAAPHDHLSVAGLRRAPRYHQQSAQPHGHRVPKERTPVRGVPWGVAGLLDT
- the stk33 gene encoding serine/threonine-protein kinase 33 isoform X2; the encoded protein is MFVGAGMKMASQWNTPRVSSAERKVPHTRMEDEADLQQIYSFGRKLGQGSFGVVCEATHNETRKKWAIKKVNKEKAGSSGVKLLEREVSILKRVNHAHIIHLEEVFETQKRMYLVTELCEGGELKELLQKNTRFTEEETRHIISSLAEAIVYLHKKDIVHRDLKLENILVKSYHHGIDNDMINIKVTDFGLSVKKGGVGSENMLKATCGTPIYMAPEVINAHEYSQQCDVWSIGVIMYMLLCGEPPFIASSEERLFEMIKKGELNFDGPVWDTISDAAKKVLSCLLKVDPAHRITANELLDNPWITGDTNTPATPKNVLEMMRLFRDDPEEAESEEESELVGDVLNELSLSCSQDSLTLEPRATLEDRAGPELRVTLEPRARPENRAGIEDGARLEDQVRPEPRVASARSNCRNISELSFEGDTDSSSSKPTTPTKQRQKKKKVAASSSNGLKTNGSAVKVCNSLSPPTSQVAYSPGSRVQIVSAHRTRARPAQPHPQWGQLPNQRPVQGRQRPTNPPAPPLALGLGAAPHDHLSVAGLRRAPRYHQQSAQPHGHRVPKERTPVRGVPWGVAGLLDT
- the stk33 gene encoding serine/threonine-protein kinase 33 isoform X1, with amino-acid sequence MEHFEAAPVIKLLICRCHQQMFVGAGMKMASQWNTPRVSSAERKVPHTRMEDEADLQQIYSFGRKLGQGSFGVVCEATHNETRKKWAIKKVNKEKAGSSGVKLLEREVSILKRVNHAHIIHLEEVFETQKRMYLVTELCEGGELKELLQKNTRFTEEETRHIISSLAEAIVYLHKKDIVHRDLKLENILVKSYHHGIDNDMINIKVTDFGLSVKKGGVGSENMLKATCGTPIYMAPEVINAHEYSQQCDVWSIGVIMYMLLCGEPPFIASSEERLFEMIKKGELNFDGPVWDTISDAAKKVLSCLLKVDPAHRITANELLDNPWITGDTNTPATPKNVLEMMRLFRDDPEEAESEEESELVGDVLNELSLSCSQDSLTLEPRATLEDRAGPELRVTLEPRARPENRAGIEDGARLEDQVRPEPRVASARSNCRNISELSFEGDTDSSSSKPTTPTKQRQKKKKVAASSSNGLKTNGSAVKVCNSLSPPTSQVAYSPGSRVQIVSAHRTRARPAQPHPQWGQLPNQRPVQGRQRPTNPPAPPLALGLGAAPHDHLSVAGLRRAPRYHQQSAQPHGHRVPKERTPVRGVPWGVAGLLDT
- the stk33 gene encoding serine/threonine-protein kinase 33 isoform X3 produces the protein MEHFEAAPVIKLLICRCHQQMFVGAGMKMASQWNTPRVSSAERKVPHTRMEDEADLQQIYSFGRKLGQGSFGVVCEATHNETRKKWAIKKVNKEKAGSSGVKLLEREVSILKRVNHAHIIHLEEVFETQKRMYLVTELCEGGELKELLQKNTRFTEEETRHIISSLAEAIVYLHKKDIVHRDLKLENILVKSYHHGIDNDMINIKVTDFGLSVKKGGVGSENMLKATCGTPIYMAPEVINAHEYSQQCDVWSIGVIMYMLLCGEPPFIASSEERLFEMIKKGELNFDGPVWDTISDAAKKVLSCLLKVDPAHRITANELLDNPWITGDTNTPATPKNVLEMMRLFRDDPEEAESEEESELVGDVLNELSLSCSQDSLTLEPRATLEDRAGPELRVTLEPRARPENRAGIEDGARLEDQVRPEPRVASARSNCRNISELSFEGDTDSSSSKPTTPTKQRQKKKKVAASSSNGLKTNGSAVKVCNSLSPPTSQSHTGGILSRQSSANRLSPQDKSETRPTSSPVGPAPKPAAGPGKAEAHKPPRTPSGSRPGSRSPRPPLCSRPKKSS